One window from the genome of Mucilaginibacter ginsenosidivorans encodes:
- a CDS encoding alpha/beta fold hydrolase, with amino-acid sequence MDFVLKEENGFSYIDEGEGEVLLLLHGLMGALSNWEKVIDEFKDDYRIVIPMLPIYDLPLLTTGVKTLAKYVHKFVTYMGLKDFTLLGNSLGGHVGLIYCTNHMEFVKSLVLTGSSGLYENAFGGSFPRRESYDFVKEKVEYTFYDPKTATKELVDDVFKTINDRNRVIRILAMAKSAIRHNMAKELHKITIPVSLIWGRNDKITPPDVAIEFNHLLPNSELHWIDQCGHAAMMEQPEEFNKHLRAFLDRDKVKA; translated from the coding sequence ATGGATTTCGTGCTTAAAGAGGAAAACGGTTTCAGTTATATCGATGAGGGCGAAGGCGAAGTATTGTTGCTATTGCACGGTTTAATGGGCGCCCTTAGCAATTGGGAAAAAGTGATAGACGAGTTTAAGGACGATTACCGTATTGTTATACCCATGTTGCCTATTTACGACCTGCCTTTGCTTACCACCGGCGTAAAAACGCTGGCCAAGTATGTACACAAGTTTGTAACCTACATGGGGCTGAAGGACTTTACCCTGCTGGGTAATTCGCTGGGCGGGCACGTGGGGCTTATTTACTGCACCAACCACATGGAGTTTGTGAAATCGCTTGTGTTAACCGGCAGTTCGGGGCTGTATGAGAATGCTTTCGGAGGGTCGTTCCCCCGCCGCGAAAGCTATGATTTTGTGAAAGAAAAAGTAGAATATACCTTTTACGATCCGAAGACGGCCACAAAAGAGCTTGTCGACGATGTTTTTAAAACAATTAATGACCGTAACCGCGTAATAAGGATACTGGCGATGGCCAAATCGGCTATTCGTCATAATATGGCTAAGGAGCTGCATAAGATAACTATCCCCGTTTCGTTAATATGGGGCAGGAACGATAAGATAACACCGCCGGATGTGGCGATAGAATTTAACCACCTGCTGCCAAATTCGGAACTGCACTGGATAGACCAATGCGGCCACGCGGCTATGATGGAACAGCCGGAAGAATTTAATAAACATTTAAGGGCTTTTTTAGATCGTGATAAAGTAAAGGCTTAA
- a CDS encoding GatB/YqeY domain-containing protein: MLINQIDQDIKQAMLGKQEARLRGLRAIKSALLLARTEKGASEAISQETEMKVLQKLIKQRKESADIYKQQNREDLYKIEAEEMEVIEAYLPKQMERSEVEAYLKELIARVGAASVKDMGKVMGAANKELAGKADGRTISELVKELLN; the protein is encoded by the coding sequence ATGCTCATTAACCAAATAGACCAGGATATAAAGCAGGCCATGCTTGGCAAGCAGGAAGCACGTTTGCGCGGCCTGCGCGCTATCAAATCGGCATTGCTGCTAGCCCGTACCGAAAAGGGCGCTTCGGAGGCTATCTCGCAGGAGACAGAGATGAAAGTACTGCAAAAGCTTATCAAACAGCGCAAGGAATCGGCAGATATATACAAACAACAAAACCGCGAAGACCTTTATAAGATAGAAGCCGAGGAAATGGAGGTGATAGAGGCCTACCTGCCAAAACAAATGGAACGCAGCGAAGTTGAAGCTTATTTGAAAGAATTGATTGCCCGTGTTGGGGCCGCTTCTGTAAAAGATATGGGCAAAGTAATGGGCGCGGCCAACAAGGAACTGGCCGGTAAAGCTGATGGCAGAACCATTTCGGAGCTTGTTAAAGAATTGTTAAATTGA
- a CDS encoding SDR family NAD(P)-dependent oxidoreductase, translating into MSKIALITGATAGIGEACAHVFARERYDLILTGRRADRLETVSKQLIAEYNVHVKTLVFDVRDREDVISKLEELPNDWKQVNVLVNNAGLSQGLDPIQNGSYDDWETMMDTNVKGLLYVTKVVSNWMITNKLGHIVNLGSIAGKEVYPNGNVYCASKHAVDALNKGMRIDLLPHGIRVTAVHPGAVETEFSLVRFKGDEARAKKVYDGFEPLVAMDVAETIWFAVSRPAHVNINELTIMPTAQATATNIFRK; encoded by the coding sequence ATGTCTAAGATCGCACTAATTACAGGCGCAACCGCTGGGATCGGTGAAGCCTGTGCCCACGTATTCGCCCGTGAACGTTATGACCTCATCCTCACCGGTCGCCGTGCCGACAGGCTCGAGACGGTATCAAAGCAGCTTATTGCCGAATATAATGTGCATGTGAAAACCCTTGTTTTTGATGTGCGCGACCGCGAAGACGTGATCAGCAAGTTGGAAGAGCTGCCCAATGATTGGAAACAGGTAAATGTACTCGTGAACAATGCGGGCCTTAGCCAGGGGCTGGACCCTATACAAAACGGCAGTTACGACGACTGGGAAACGATGATGGATACCAATGTAAAGGGCCTGTTATATGTTACCAAAGTAGTATCGAACTGGATGATAACGAATAAACTCGGGCATATCGTCAACCTGGGGTCTATCGCCGGTAAAGAAGTTTATCCTAACGGCAACGTGTATTGTGCCAGCAAACATGCCGTTGATGCACTAAATAAAGGCATGCGTATCGATCTGTTGCCCCATGGTATACGTGTTACGGCGGTACACCCGGGCGCGGTGGAAACAGAATTCTCCCTTGTCCGTTTTAAAGGTGATGAGGCCCGTGCCAAAAAAGTTTATGACGGTTTTGAACCGCTGGTAGCCATGGATGTGGCCGAAACGATATGGTTCGCAGTGTCAAGGCCGGCGCATGTAAATATCAACGAGCTTACCATTATGCCAACCGCCCAGGCCACGGCAACAAATATTTTTAGAAAATAG
- the porT gene encoding type IX secretion/gliding motility protein PorT/SprT, translating into MVKRYLLLVIVLLFGKIAFAQVPAWGGNADLQDYSFGFTFQYVNSYFKIDKRPDWRKPYFDPGVNRNITDSVNSISSPGAPGFAVGFLARYSLTDFLEIRTTPSLVFADRTLNYTYATPSQNQSKAVQSTSLDLPVSFKLKSERIQDFRAYMLAGIKYSTAIGSKKNNPDIDPLDAIVRNKSGFGSYEIGLGCDIYFEYFKLSPEIKISNSFGNVLISEDNPFATPINKLSLHTVTFSLIFE; encoded by the coding sequence ATGGTAAAAAGGTACCTGCTACTCGTGATAGTGCTGCTGTTTGGCAAAATTGCTTTTGCCCAGGTGCCGGCATGGGGCGGCAACGCCGATTTGCAGGATTATAGTTTTGGGTTTACTTTCCAGTACGTAAACAGTTATTTTAAAATTGATAAACGGCCCGACTGGCGCAAGCCTTATTTCGATCCCGGGGTAAATCGCAATATTACCGACTCGGTAAATAGTATCAGTTCGCCGGGTGCGCCGGGGTTTGCCGTGGGCTTTTTGGCTCGTTACAGTCTTACCGATTTTTTGGAGATACGCACCACACCTTCGCTCGTTTTTGCCGACAGGACCTTAAATTACACTTACGCCACACCGTCGCAAAACCAAAGCAAGGCGGTACAATCCACCAGTCTCGATCTGCCCGTATCATTCAAACTTAAATCGGAACGGATTCAGGATTTCAGGGCCTATATGCTAGCGGGCATCAAATACAGCACCGCTATCGGTTCGAAAAAGAATAATCCCGACATTGATCCGCTGGATGCTATCGTGCGCAACAAAAGCGGTTTTGGCTCGTACGAGATAGGCCTGGGCTGCGACATTTATTTTGAATATTTCAAGTTATCGCCCGAGATAAAAATATCCAACTCGTTTGGTAATGTGCTGATATCCGAGGATAATCCCTTCGCTACACCCATCAATAAACTATCGCTGCATACGGTTACATTCAGCCTGATCTTCGAGTAG